In Paenibacillus thermoaerophilus, the following proteins share a genomic window:
- a CDS encoding cell wall-binding repeat-containing protein, whose translation MRKFIKAGIVSIATVLALSGCLNNSNNSSEDGMGSQGMDHQTGQAPGSAQNQLVTNTPWIASKNTTRINTSDPVEAAILVSRTLWMATSDDNRPGSVILANPEEWQTALAAADLIHHPSNGPVLFVNQERIADSTLNELKRLNPKGVEMNNGIQVILVGNLDPKVEEQVKRLGFKTDKIEGSNPAAVAKEFDAYYAKVAQEIPSSVIVGSMDSMEYTMPAVNWISHMPEPLLYVKKDEIPQETAGALQTREGKANIYILGPESVISAQVEEQLKQYGRVVRIAGNDPFENAIAFAKYKDKGTDFGWGITTPGHNFSFVSLDSPVLALAAAPFSHLGKHAPLLWTSKDRMPDSVMSYVMSVRPKYKDSPTEGPYNHAWLTGSEDVISLAAQGEIDSMLEIVSESGEGHGGHGTASETPRPANPDGGTGGHDSHNMPGMEH comes from the coding sequence TTGAGAAAGTTCATCAAAGCAGGGATCGTTTCTATAGCAACAGTATTGGCTTTGTCAGGTTGCTTGAATAACTCAAATAATTCCTCTGAAGACGGTATGGGAAGCCAGGGGATGGATCATCAGACAGGGCAGGCACCCGGTTCAGCTCAAAATCAGCTTGTTACGAATACGCCTTGGATCGCCTCGAAAAATACGACACGCATCAATACAAGTGACCCGGTGGAAGCGGCGATTTTGGTATCACGAACGCTATGGATGGCAACCAGTGACGACAACCGCCCGGGCAGTGTGATTCTGGCAAACCCGGAAGAGTGGCAAACCGCTCTAGCTGCCGCGGATTTAATCCATCATCCAAGCAATGGCCCGGTTCTGTTTGTGAATCAAGAACGGATAGCCGACAGTACGCTTAACGAGCTGAAGAGGCTGAATCCAAAAGGCGTTGAGATGAATAACGGTATCCAGGTCATTTTAGTGGGTAATTTGGACCCTAAAGTGGAGGAGCAGGTAAAAAGGCTTGGATTCAAGACGGATAAGATCGAAGGCAGCAATCCCGCAGCCGTTGCGAAAGAGTTCGATGCTTATTATGCCAAGGTTGCCCAAGAAATACCTTCATCCGTGATCGTAGGCTCAATGGACAGCATGGAATATACCATGCCGGCGGTAAACTGGATCTCCCACATGCCCGAGCCGCTGTTGTATGTGAAAAAGGACGAGATCCCGCAAGAAACTGCAGGAGCATTACAGACAAGGGAAGGCAAAGCAAACATCTATATCCTTGGCCCTGAGTCGGTTATCTCTGCCCAAGTGGAAGAACAACTGAAGCAATATGGAAGAGTTGTCCGGATTGCTGGCAATGACCCATTTGAAAATGCCATTGCTTTTGCAAAGTATAAAGACAAGGGTACCGATTTTGGCTGGGGGATTACCACCCCGGGACACAATTTTTCCTTCGTGAGCCTCGATTCACCGGTTTTGGCTCTTGCGGCAGCACCGTTTTCCCATCTGGGCAAACATGCGCCGCTGCTCTGGACAAGTAAAGACCGCATGCCGGATTCTGTAATGTCCTACGTCATGTCAGTCCGACCCAAATATAAAGATTCACCGACTGAAGGGCCATATAATCACGCTTGGCTGACAGGAAGCGAAGATGTGATTTCCCTTGCAGCACAAGGAGAAATCGACTCGATGCTGGAGATCGTATCGGAATCGGGAGAAGGTCATGGCGGGCACGGAACTGCGAGTGAAACCCCGCGACCTGCAAATCCAGATGGGGGAACTGGCGGCCATGACTCGCACAATATGCCGGGGATGGAGCACTAA